A genomic segment from Streptosporangium roseum DSM 43021 encodes:
- the ilvN gene encoding acetolactate synthase small subunit, with protein MSRHTLSVLVENKPGVLARVASLFSRRGFNIDSLAVGPTEHEDISRMTIVVNVEELPLEQVTKQLNKLVNVLKIVELDPAQAVQRELTLIKVRADAENRSSVLELVNLFRARCVDVAADAVTIEVTGTPDKLQAFIKLLEPFGIKELVQSGMVAIGRGARSITDRSLRALDRTA; from the coding sequence TGCTGGTGGAGAACAAGCCCGGCGTGCTCGCGCGCGTCGCGTCGCTGTTCAGCCGCCGCGGGTTCAACATCGACTCGCTGGCGGTCGGGCCGACCGAGCACGAGGACATCTCGCGGATGACCATCGTGGTCAACGTCGAGGAGTTGCCGCTTGAGCAGGTCACCAAGCAGCTCAACAAGCTGGTCAACGTGCTGAAGATCGTGGAGCTCGATCCGGCGCAGGCCGTGCAGCGCGAGCTCACGCTGATCAAGGTGCGGGCCGACGCCGAGAACCGCTCCAGCGTGCTGGAACTGGTCAACCTCTTCCGCGCGCGCTGCGTTGACGTCGCCGCCGACGCGGTGACCATAGAGGTCACCGGCACGCCGGACAAGCTGCAGGCCTTCATCAAGCTCCTGGAGCCGTTCGGCATCAAGGAGCTCGTCCAGTCGGGCATGGTGGCCATCGGCCGCGGCGCCCGTTCCATCACCGACCGTTCTCTCCGGGCCCTGGACCGGACTGCGTAA